The following proteins are co-located in the Siansivirga zeaxanthinifaciens CC-SAMT-1 genome:
- a CDS encoding RNA polymerase sigma factor: protein MISPIEKQIVSLLEQSDKKAMTLLYDNYGDALYGVIKKIITDDDTAQDVLQETFIKIWRYSGKYDATKAKLFTWLYRIAYNTAIDKVRSLKNKDENEIQIETSTVYKITTNALNEEVLDIKKHLNNLDEKYQIVLNALFFEGMTQQEASDELNIPLGTIKSRLKIGLRELKKIYNP from the coding sequence TTGATATCACCAATCGAAAAACAAATAGTTAGTCTACTTGAGCAAAGCGACAAGAAAGCCATGACGCTTTTGTACGACAACTATGGTGACGCTTTATACGGTGTCATTAAAAAAATTATTACCGATGATGATACAGCGCAAGATGTGCTTCAAGAAACTTTTATAAAAATTTGGCGATATTCTGGTAAATACGATGCCACCAAAGCTAAACTTTTTACATGGTTGTACCGCATTGCCTATAACACAGCCATCGATAAAGTGAGATCTTTAAAAAACAAAGATGAAAACGAAATCCAAATCGAAACTTCAACCGTATATAAAATAACAACAAATGCATTAAATGAAGAAGTTTTAGATATTAAAAAGCATCTTAATAACTTAGACGAGAAATATCAAATAGTATTAAACGCCCTTTTTTTTGAGGGCATGACCCAACAAGAAGCTAGCGACGAATTAAATATTCCGTTAGGTACTATAAAATCGAGATTAAAAATTGGATTACGTGAATTAAAGAAAATTTATAATCCTTAA
- the murB gene encoding UDP-N-acetylmuramate dehydrogenase yields MHIQQNFSLKPFNTFGINVNASHFVSVSTVSELKSVLSLKEYPKKLILGGGSNMLLTKDFNGLVIHINLKGIEVVNEDSDFVYVKAHAGENWHDFVLWCLSHNYGGVENLSLIPGNVGTAPIQNIGAYGVELKDVFHTCEAMHINTGEITSFTNAQCQFGYRHSIFKQEAKDQYIITQVTFKLTKHEHKLHINYGTIALELEQMHIKNPSIQDISKAVISIRESKLPNPKVIGNSGSFFKNPIVSKSLYQTLLQNFEDLPSYPVSETEVKIPAGWLIEKAGFKGKRFGDYGVHKNQALVLVNYGDATGNDILELSKLIQETIKRLFNVSIEAEVNII; encoded by the coding sequence GTGCACATACAACAAAATTTTTCATTAAAACCTTTTAATACATTCGGTATTAATGTAAATGCCAGTCACTTTGTATCGGTTTCAACAGTTTCCGAATTAAAATCGGTTTTAAGTTTAAAAGAATACCCTAAAAAACTCATACTCGGTGGCGGTAGCAACATGCTGCTAACCAAAGATTTTAACGGATTGGTAATTCACATCAACCTAAAAGGTATTGAAGTTGTAAATGAAGATTCCGATTTTGTTTATGTAAAAGCCCATGCTGGCGAAAACTGGCACGACTTTGTGTTATGGTGTTTAAGCCATAATTATGGTGGCGTTGAAAACCTATCGCTTATTCCAGGTAATGTAGGTACGGCACCTATTCAAAATATTGGTGCTTATGGTGTAGAATTAAAAGATGTGTTTCACACCTGTGAAGCTATGCATATAAACACCGGCGAAATAACCTCGTTTACAAACGCCCAATGTCAATTTGGCTACCGTCATTCCATTTTCAAACAAGAAGCCAAAGACCAATACATTATTACTCAGGTTACTTTTAAACTAACTAAACATGAGCATAAGCTTCATATTAACTATGGTACAATAGCATTAGAGTTAGAACAAATGCACATTAAAAACCCGAGTATTCAAGATATTTCAAAAGCAGTTATTTCAATAAGAGAAAGCAAACTTCCAAACCCTAAAGTTATTGGTAATAGCGGTAGTTTCTTTAAAAATCCTATTGTTTCAAAATCACTCTATCAAACATTACTTCAAAATTTCGAAGACCTTCCAAGTTATCCTGTTTCAGAAACCGAAGTAAAAATTCCAGCAGGTTGGCTTATTGAAAAAGCAGGTTTTAAAGGCAAGCGCTTTGGCGATTATGGGGTGCATAAAAACCAGGCTTTAGTGCTTGTAAATTACGGAGATGCCACTGGAAACGACATTTTAGAACTTTCAAAACTCATACAAGAAACCATAAAACGCCTGTTTAACGTATCTATTGAGGCCGAGGTTAATATCATTTAA